Below is a genomic region from Zonotrichia leucophrys gambelii isolate GWCS_2022_RI chromosome 1A, RI_Zleu_2.0, whole genome shotgun sequence.
AACCAATGACTACAATTAACTTCTAATCACTAAAGAAGTAGTTTTATTCCACAGACTGTTACCATCTCCAGGTGGAAAAACACTCTTGGAAAGGGGCTACTCAATCAAAAATCTAAACCACTAATTTACCATCACAAGATAAAGATACATATGCTAATGCTCCTCTTACCTATTGCTCAGTGTGGCTACAGTTGCATGATTTATGGCCAAAATAAGGGTTGTGAAGGGCTTTTTTGTGAATACCAAGTAGAACTACAAGTAAGGAAATGCTGCATGTGGCAGTCCAGCCCTTCTCTGCAAAGGTAAAGCCTCTTGTGGGACAGAACCACACAGCAGAGTGGAGCCCAACGAGGGGCCTCCACCATCCCTCATCAGGAGAGTacaaagcaggagggagggtAATGCTGACCATCTTGCAGGTATCACAAGATAAGGAGAAAGGACCTCTGTTCTACAACAGGCCAGCACCCTTCCTATTCCTAATCTCCTTCTCATGGCACAGAAACCGAACTCTGTTTTTAGTTCTGTCCTGTtatcacagctgcagctgctgcatgcTCCTTACTCAGTCACTCCCTTCGGCTCAGAAAGACAAGGAACTCGAAGTACAAGGCAGCATTCAGCTAGGCTGCAAATCAGTAAGGAGccagaaatgcacatttttcagTGAGATGTAGCTACCATGATTTTAACAGCTAACTTGGAGTAACCAGGGGTTAAGAAAAACACCCAGACAGCAAATGAGTGAAGCCAAGCAATCTGAACTTGTTCTGTGCCAGGCTGAAATCATAAAAGAGCTCTCAGGGCCTGAACTGCAAAGAGCAtcttaaattcctttttttctgttgtaaaaaACCAAAGTGCAACTAGATTAAAAACAGATGCTAAAAAGACACTAACATCATAGGAAAAGATGGATTTTACTAAATCTTAAAATCTCAAAATCATATGGAAAAATCTTTATTATTTCCTTAGACTCTTAGAGTAATTTATGTTGAACAGGACCTCTGAAGGTTATCTGGTTGAAGTTCTAGCTCAGGTAAACCCCAAAGTGAATCAAACTCTGAAGTTAGTAAGTTTGATATAATAAAAAGAATGCCGAAAAACAGaatacacaaaaataataaGATTATGAGCATACTGTATTCTAGAGCCACTGCACATGCATTTACCACTAAGAAACTACTCAGATAATTCAGATGTATTGTTGCATATGAAACATGAGATAACAGCTGGCAGACATACTATTGTCAGAAAATTGTACTAGGTTTTGCAAACATAATCCACTTTACCTGAAAATTTATAAagacaatatatatttttttactgctttatCTAATGTGCCTTAAACTATCATAAAAGAAGCTAAAAAGTTATTTCACTCCAAGGCACTACTTTGCAGTTTAGCAGAGCACATAATTACATAGCTTTCCTAGTACTGAGTATTCATTTTTTCCTAACATTTATCTTGTATTGCCAAAACTATTCTCCCTTTCCTCTATATAATGCTTCAAATTCTTCCAGACTTAAGGTGCCTACTCATTAAATACAAGAACCACTGAGGCCACTTTATCCAAAAATTACCTTTTAAATGTATCAAAAACACCTGAATCATCAAAGTTAATGGCATCAGGGTGTCCAGGAGGTAGACACAGATCTCCAAGATGCATTTCACAGCATGGAATGCCATGCTGAACCACAGTCAAGCTTGGATAAAAAGATGACCAACCTGAAGTGGTAAAAAGTTAAATTAGACAAACGGCCAGACAATCTCTCCAGTTCTTTATTGGAGCAATCCTATATCTTGAAATGACATAATTTTATAAAAGTGTTCTGATGTAGTTTCTTtcatacaaaagaaaaatcagaaactcTTACTTAGGGAATTCTTATTGCAAATAGTTTatctttatttgaaataaaatctcaTTCTAGCAAAAAAGGAGACTTTTACCATCAGAAGTTCCATTTTTAGCAAGTGAGAAAAGCTTCCCTTAGTTGCAGttctccccccaccccagtctttctgctttcctgagcTCCATTGATATACTCAGTGAACTCTTTCCTTATGAGATAGGCAGTATTCCAGAAGCTTTATGGctttacaggttttttttgtttgttcatatTCTGGATTACTTTACAAAGATAGTAAACTGTTTCTACACCACTACTTTTATCACTTTCATGAACAATATGAGATATCAACAAAAACTGCAGTCACTTTCtgagaatattttaatatgcaACCACGTGTAATTGAGGTATTTCAtacctttatttttaacataaaatgGATGATCGAGTCTGCATTCTACGGTAAGCAAGCCATCCTCCACTGTGCCAGGATCAAAAGTCAGCTTCAGCACTGACTCACCACAGGAAATACTTTCTTCATGAGAAATCAACTTCAAACCATTGGAACCATAGTCCTGTTAACACACATACAGTtcaaaaaatttcccccaagAAAAGCATATACCTGTGCATACTCTAGGTGTATACTCATCATCATACATTGTAttataaaataacaatattCTAATTTGCATTTCTATCTAGCTGGAAGTTAATAAAGATGACATACATTCAAAACATACATAAATGAATTTAATTCAAGTGCCTTTCTGTGAGATCCACAAACAGCACAGTGATCAGCTCTAAACAACATTAATGTCAACCTATTTTCCTGAGACAGTAATTAAAGGCACAGGGGTAATGTAAGAAACAAAGTATTTGCTAAAGGTATTGCAGTGAGTTTGTTAGAACTAACAATTACCTTGTAAGGACTGGCTGGgagattttcctcttttccacaGCTTTCAGATCTTGCAAACTCTTCAACATCCTGCCATTCTTTATTGCGTCCTTTATGAAAGCACAGGCGAGAGCCTAATGGATtttttcaaggagaaaaaggacaTTAGTGTTACAACATTAGTgctacaaggaaaaaaaaaacctacaagaTAAAACAAATACTTATTTCATGAAACATGCTATTTTACCTTTCAGAAAACAATGCCAGACAGTCGAGGGCCAGGAATGGCACCATCCTAAATCATCATCATCTGAAAGTGATGACATGCAGAAAATGCCAGATTCTGATTCACTGTTTgcctattaaaaagaaaaaatgcaaaatggtGTTGGTATTTTACTGCAGAGCATTTCAGGGCTGGTCTTATATGTCTGAAGACAGTCTCTATTTTCACTTGTGGCATCATTTTGCCTTAAATACTAATAGGAATGTAACATGAAGACAAAGATTAAAGGAATGCAATAAATGTGAATGGATTGTTTTCATCGCCTTTTCTGAGACACATCCTGACATTTTTGGGTTTCATTCTCTGAGATTCATTTCATCTCAATGGATTATCTTATGCTCATTTGTAAGCATTTTACACCTCATCATTCCTTAGTCATCTACAGAATCATTTAAAGCACATTACTCTATGGTCCAGTTACTGGAAAGCTGTAGGCTCAAGGCAGTTGTAGATAAATCCCTGGAGAAAATTCACTGCTGTTAACAGACAAATTTCAGATACCAATTAATACATGGGAAAAGGAGACACAGGACTGACAGGCTTTGTGCATCTCAAAGGAGAGGGATCCATATTTCCTTTTGAGGCATCAAATCAGataacaattttttaaagcttGCTGTAGAAGGAATCACAATAGAAGCAGAGCTTTCTTAGAGTGATCTCATcacaaaaaatacaaagtagCACTACAAGCCCACCCTGTGTGGTAAAAAGAGAAGTAACAGAAGGTCTCGTTTAAATAGCAATAGTATTAACactaaacagattttttttaagctagTTTCCCTTGTAAAAAAAACTTAACCAATTGCTCAtacatgtttattttaaaatgtttcagaacAACTCACCCTTTCATGTCTGACTGGTGTTTCATCCACATCATTCTTGGAGAAGTTAGGATCACTGTTTGAAGATCCTGGTGGAGGACGTGCATAGGAATGTAAACTTTTGCTTGTTGCTATTATGCGAACAGGAGATGATCTACAACagaaacatgtattttaaaatatcgCAGATTAAGATAACATGAGACTTTGCTGCCATTActctaaaatgcttttattgcaaatatttctgtttgcatGAGCTGAACACCAAACAAACCTCCCACACACGAACCATCCCAGTATTCCAAGGGGATGATTAAAGGGCACAAGCTCAGGCAAAGGGAATATGTAGCGTAACTCCTGCATAGGTTCTATGTAGCACCCAATTACAGTATTATTTCCACAGTGGCATCTCCTTAGCACAATGCTGAAGTTTTTACaaattttctgattaaaaaCCTAAGAAAAGCTGTACAATAAGAAGTGAAGCCCAGTGGTTTCCAAGATCCCACACTTGCTGCTCACAGCCTTACAGAACTTAAAGATCACAAAGATCACTACTAAAATACACATTGCATTAGATTTCCAATtagctgtttaaaaataaaaacaaatgtgaaGTCTGTGCACTAGAAAGCTTTAAGAATTTAGTGTAAGAAATTCCTCTTAGATTTTATCTGCTGCTTCACATGAGGTAAATGTCCATAATTTGTGAACCTGCTGTGGGTAGGCAAAGTCTTTACATCATCCTATGTCATTCACAGCTGGAAACTAAGCAGCTTTTGCACCAGGCTCTGAGATGAGTTCTGTGCACACCttcacagaataaataaaaagacCAAACAATAGGGCTCCAGTTCAAAGTCAGAAGGTGAAAAGagtgaaggaaatattttgaagaCAGGATTATAAATAAATCCCTATAGTTCAAAAGTGAAATGAGTGTCAGTACCTGTTATAAAAAGCGCACTGCATCAAAGGACTCTGAGGACTTGTGGCTATATTTGCTAATTCTGTCAACCAGTTCACCCCATTCTCACAAGAATAAGCATTTTCTGGATTGCTGTTTGAGGTATGTTGGCTCCATGAAGGCCTTGAACATTCCTGATGTGAAACATCAGCACCAAGCTGAAAAAGTGCAGGTGGGGTAGAATCTGTCTGCACAGCCTGTAATTCAGGAAGATCATCTACAAACAAATGCACAAATTACCATAATTATACTCAGTTCTTTGCTGTCTACTCAATTTGATACCAAATATTgcaaatttgatttaaaaaaaggaaccacaataaagtaattttattttctcatatgACAACTACCAACATTTCACAAACCCCGTTCATAAAAATGGACACAGAAATAGTAACATCTCTAGTCAATTATATATTCACACAAGaagtttaagaaaaaatgaggtaaataaataaaaatgtacttctgattttaatgtttttactAGATTCAAAAACAGCATGCTTCACTAAAATACTAAAACATTTCACAAAAGACATTTACATTAATCTGTCCTTGAAGGTGTGACACTAAAAAAATTCAACATCAGATCATGTTCAAGGTAAAAGGTTTCCACCAGGGAACCAAAGTTTAATA
It encodes:
- the HBP1 gene encoding HMG box-containing protein 1 isoform X2 gives rise to the protein MVWEVKTNQMPNAVQKLLLVVDKRTSGMNESLELLKCNENLPSSPGYASCDEHMELDDLPELQAVQTDSTPPALFQLGADVSHQECSRPSWSQHTSNSNPENAYSCENGVNWLTELANIATSPQSPLMQCAFYNRSSPVRIIATSKSLHSYARPPPGSSNSDPNFSKNDVDETPVRHERANSESESGIFCMSSLSDDDDLGWCHSWPSTVWHCFLKGSRLCFHKGRNKEWQDVEEFARSESCGKEENLPASPYKDYGSNGLKLISHEESISCGESVLKLTFDPGTVEDGLLTVECRLDHPFYVKNKGWSSFYPSLTVVQHGIPCCEMHLGDLCLPPGHPDAINFDDSGVFDTFKSYDFTPMDSSAVYVLSSMARQRRASLSSAGANNQDAERSECSSKNCASAASSHLPSNPLYSKAGKSHTSGTASTVSATSPNKCKRPMNAFMLFAKKYRVEYTQMYPGKDNRAISVILGDRWKKMKNEERRMYTLEAKALAEEQKRLNPDCWKRKRTNSGSQQH
- the HBP1 gene encoding HMG box-containing protein 1 isoform X1, producing the protein MATGSSDTLEHPNMVWEVKTNQMPNAVQKLLLVVDKRTSGMNESLELLKCNENLPSSPGYASCDEHMELDDLPELQAVQTDSTPPALFQLGADVSHQECSRPSWSQHTSNSNPENAYSCENGVNWLTELANIATSPQSPLMQCAFYNRSSPVRIIATSKSLHSYARPPPGSSNSDPNFSKNDVDETPVRHERANSESESGIFCMSSLSDDDDLGWCHSWPSTVWHCFLKGSRLCFHKGRNKEWQDVEEFARSESCGKEENLPASPYKDYGSNGLKLISHEESISCGESVLKLTFDPGTVEDGLLTVECRLDHPFYVKNKGWSSFYPSLTVVQHGIPCCEMHLGDLCLPPGHPDAINFDDSGVFDTFKSYDFTPMDSSAVYVLSSMARQRRASLSSAGANNQDAERSECSSKNCASAASSHLPSNPLYSKAGKSHTSGTASTVSATSPNKCKRPMNAFMLFAKKYRVEYTQMYPGKDNRAISVILGDRWKKMKNEERRMYTLEAKALAEEQKRLNPDCWKRKRTNSGSQQH